One Malus domestica chromosome 11, GDT2T_hap1 genomic region harbors:
- the LOC103449035 gene encoding isoamylase 2, chloroplastic-like, whose product MATLPLSIAMQASCCLNCGTTELSKLTAANRYRHRHNGLRGSVKLGIERNLVFGEVVQNFKETPLRDRDLKVYATSRVSVEPMEQRVYTSTETEEAGKVSTYRFRTETGDMVKVFVRMKNAKCIVNIEVSSLHLSSNDRLLVLSWGIYRSDSSSFMPSNFRSSTPADRTTTLETPFTETCSGRFTLELEFEAKQIPFYLSFILKSPADADSSDLDIRSHRKTNFCFPVGFGRGYPAPLGLSFSNDGSMNFAIFSRNAESVVLCLYGETTAEKPVLELDLDPYVNRSGDIWHASFESGWDFVSYGYRFDEGNVLLDPYAKIISRSVPHGTGLKYLGRLCEEPAFNWAGDVRPDLAMEKLVVYRLNVTRFTEHKSSNLPTNIAGTFSGLTEKLEHLKHLGVNAVLLEPIFPFDEQKGPYFPIHFFSPMNWFGPSRGPVSAVNSMKDMVKKFHADGIEVLLEVVFTHTAEGEALQGIDISSYYHINGVADLKARNALNCNYPVVQQMVLDSLRYWVTEFHVDGFCFINASSLMRGSKGEYLSRPPLVEAIAFDPLLSKTKIIADRWDPHGSVPKETRFPHWKRWAEVNSKFSKDVRNFLRGEGLLSDLATRLCGNGDIFSDGRGPAFAFNFISRNSGLPLVDLVSFSGVKLASELSWNCGEEGPTDKTAVLERRLKQIRNFLFILFVSLGVPVLNMGDECGQSTGGSPAYSDRKAFDWNALGTGFATQTTQFIAFLSSFRIRRSDLLQERNFLKEENIDWYGSDQSSPKWEDPSCKFLAMKLKPDEEEATEPGDVSPPIWGDLFVAFSAAARSETVILPPPPEGMGWFRLVDTALPFPGFFSTDGEPVPEQMAGLFAYQMKSHSCALFEARCL is encoded by the coding sequence ATGGCAACTCTTCCGCTGTCAATCGCCATGCAGGCCTCCTGTTGTTTGAATTGTGGAACCACTGAATTGTCTAAGCTGACTGCTGCAAATCGTTATAGACACAGGCACAATGGTCTGCGTGGTTCTGTAAAACTGGGTATAGAGAGAAATCTAGTTTTCGGAGAAGTTGTGCAGAACTTCAAGGAAACGCCTCTAAGGGACCGTGACTTGAAAGTGTATGCTACATCCCGAGTTTCTGTTGAGCCAATGGAGCAAAGAGTCTACACCAGTACTGAAACTGAAGAAGCAGGCAAGGTATCAACTTATCGATTTAGAACAGAAACTGGGGATATGGTAAAAGTTTTTGTTAGAATGAAGAATGCCAAATGCATTGTGAATATTGAAGTTTCATCGTTGCACCTGTCTAGTAATGATAGATTACTGGTACTGAGTTGGGGAATTTATAGATCTGATTCATCTAGTTTCATGCCTTCGAATTTCAGAAGTTCGACCCCAGCTGACAGAACCACCACCCTTGAAACTCCATTCACTGAGACTTGTTCCGGCAGGTTTACTCTCGAATTGGAGTTTGAGGCTAAACAAATCCCCTTCTACCTCTCGTTTATTTTGAAATCCCCCGCAGATGCTGATTCGAGTGACTTGGACATAAGAAGTCATAGGAAGACAAATTTCTGTTTCCCGGTTGGTTTTGGTCGAGGCTATCCCGCTCCATTGGGTCTCTCTTTTTCTAATGATGGTTCCATGAACTTTGCCATCTTTTCAAGAAATGCAGAAAGTGTAGTTTTATGCTTGTATGGTGAGACCACAGCTGAAAAACCTGTGTTGGAGCTCGATCTAGATCCATATGTTAATCGATCAGGTGACATCTGGCATGCGTCATTTGAAAGTGGATGGGATTTTGTGAGCTATGGTTATAGATTTGATGAAGGGAATGTCTTGCTGGATCCATACGCTAAGATCATTTCGAGATCTGTTCCTCATGGGACAGGGTTGAAGTATCTTGGAAGGCTATGTGAGGAACCTGCTTTCAACTGGGCTGGTGACGTTCGACCTGACTTAGCAATGGAAAAACTTGTGGTTTATCGGTTGAACGTGACACGTTTTACAGAGCATAAGTCTAGTAATCTACCAACCAATATAGCAGGCACTTTTTCGGGTTTGACAGAGAAGTTGGAGCATTTAAAACACCTGGGTGTGAATGCAGTTTTATTAGAGCCTATTTTCCCATTTGACGAGCAAAAGGGTCCATATTTCCCTATCCATTTCTTTTCACCTATGAATTGGTTTGGACCTTCTAGAGGGCCTGTATCAGCTGTCAATTCTATGAAAGACATGGTGAAAAAATTTCATGCCGACGGAATAGAGGTCCTACTGGAAGTTGTTTTCACCCATACCGCTGAGGGTGAAGCTCTGCAAGGAATCGATATCTCATCTTATTATCACATAAACGGGGTTGCGGATTTGAAAGCCagaaatgctttgaattgtaaCTATCCTGTTGTGCAACAAATGGTATTGGATAGTCTTCGATACTGGGTGACTGAGTTTCACGTTGATGGCTTTTGTTTTATAAATGCATCATCTCTGATGCGAGGGTCTAAAGGTGAATACTTATCTCGCCCACCTTTGGTCGAAGCAATTGCTTTTGATCCGCTACTCTCGAAGACCAAGATCATTGCAGACCGCTGGGATCCTCATGGCTCGGTACCAAAAGAAACTCGCTTTCCTCATTGGAAGAGATGGGCAGAAGTGAATTCGAAATTCTCTAAAGATGTGAGGAACTTTTTGAGGGGTGAGGGCCTTCTTAGTGACCTTGCTACACGGCTCTGTGGGAACGGGGACATCTTCTCGGATGGACGAGGGCCAGCATTCGCTTTCAACTTTATTTCCCGGAATTCCGGACTTCCTCTCGTGGACCTTGTTAGTTTCAGTGGTGTTAAGTTAGCTTCAGAGCTGAGTTGGAATTGCGGGGAAGAAGGGCCTACAGATAAAACTGCTGTACTTGAAAGGCGACTTAAACAAATTCGTAATTTTCTCTTTATCTTGTTTGTTTCACTCGGCGTTCCTGTTCTTAACATGGGAGATGAGTGTGGACAATCTACAGGCGGTTCCCCTGCATACAGTGACAGAAAAGCTTTCGATTGGAACGCACTGGGAACAGGTTTTGCTACTCAAACCACACAATTCATTGCGTTTTTAAGTTCGTTTAGGATAAGGCGGAGCGACCTACTTCAGGAGAGGAACTTCTTGAAAGAAGAAAACATAGACTGGTACGGGAGTGATCAATCTTCTCCAAAATGGGAAGATCCGTCCTGCAAATTCCTTGCCATGAAGCTGAAACCAGACGAAGAGGAAGCGACCGAACCAGGAGATGTTTCTCCCCCTATATGGGGTGACTTGTTTGTTGCCTTCAGTGCAGCAGCTCGTTCAGAGACTGTCATTCTGCCTCCGCCTCCGGAAGGTATGGGATGGTTCCGTTTGGTCGACACGGCTCTTCCATTTCCAGGTTTTTTCTCAACCGACGGCGAGCCAGTTCCGGAACAAATGGCGGGTTTGTTTGCGTACCAAATGAAGTCTCACAGTTGTGCTCTGTTTGAAGCCAGATGCTTGTAG
- the LOC103449037 gene encoding protein PALE CRESS, chloroplastic-like isoform X1: MEARGFPLTCAALPLSQTPSSSSSHARLWPSRLKPKHVSVLRRSMKKEEPVLEGLPKEYYDDEWQAQQREKTRELHRRRQEEDEEEERKVEEYREIGMRLKDYPEEDVRNARKLISSFIRAAEEVEEKIEEAAEKGELTELVLMVIWNRLDLARRDDEKDVIRSLDLLYRRVEAEILKREATPAMRLLNDLLNMHDGFDGEGWLKECKKRMIETFPREDPFSILVPAGFDIDKHEGPLRLPVEADDALLRVDFVREVNALLQEIRAEQIEVQNAQGLDPEAIASRLKQQEKQRAIRLVESILDLAINLQW, from the exons atggaagcGAGGGGGTTCCCGCTAACGTGCGCGGCGCTGCCACTCTCACAGACGCCATCGTCATCTTCCTCGCATGCAAGGCTCTGGCCCTCTCGGTTGAAGCCAAAACATGTTTCAG TTTTGAGGAGGAGCATGAAAAAGGAAGAACCAGTACTTGAAGGTCTTCCCAAAGAGTACTACGACGAT GAATGGCAAGCTCAGCAAAGGGAGAAAACAAGGGAGCTGCATCGAAGGCGTCAAGAGGaggacgaagaggaggaaagaaagGTTGAAGAGTATAGGGAGATTGGCATGAGATTGAAGGATTATCCCGAAGAAGATGTCCGAAATGCTCGGAAGCTGATTTCGAGCTTTATCAGAGCTGCTGAAGAAGTGGAAGAG AAAATTGAGGAAGCTGCTGAGAAAGGGGAACTGACTGAACTTGTTTTGATGGTCATATGGAATCGCCTTGACCTCGCTCGACGTGAT GATGAAAAGGATGTTATTAGAAGTCTTGATTTGCTATACAGAAGGGTCGAG GCTGAGATTCTGAAACGGGAGGCTACTCCTGCCATGAGACTGCTCAATGATcttttgaatatgcatgatgGCTTTGACGGTGAAGGGTGGCTGAAGGAATGCAAAAAGCGCATGATTGAAACTTTCCCCCGGGAGGATCCCTTTAGCATTCTTGTTCCAGCAGGATTTGACATCGATAAG CATGAAGGACCACTCCGGCTACCAGTTGAAGCTGATGATGCTCTTCTGAGGGTAGACTTTGTCAGGGAGGTCAATGCATTGCTACAAGAGATTCGGGCGGAGCAAATTGAGGTACAAAATGCACAAGGGCTTGATCCTGAAGCCATTGCAAGTAGGTTGAAGCAGCAGGAAAAGCAGCGTGCCATACGCTTGGTAGAATCGATACTAGACCTGGCCATTAATTTGCAGTGGTAG
- the LOC103449037 gene encoding protein PALE CRESS, chloroplastic-like isoform X2: MLFSGFLVAVLRRSMKKEEPVLEGLPKEYYDDEWQAQQREKTRELHRRRQEEDEEEERKVEEYREIGMRLKDYPEEDVRNARKLISSFIRAAEEVEEKIEEAAEKGELTELVLMVIWNRLDLARRDDEKDVIRSLDLLYRRVEAEILKREATPAMRLLNDLLNMHDGFDGEGWLKECKKRMIETFPREDPFSILVPAGFDIDKHEGPLRLPVEADDALLRVDFVREVNALLQEIRAEQIEVQNAQGLDPEAIASRLKQQEKQRAIRLVESILDLAINLQW; this comes from the exons ATgcttttttctgggttttt ggtgGCAGTTTTGAGGAGGAGCATGAAAAAGGAAGAACCAGTACTTGAAGGTCTTCCCAAAGAGTACTACGACGAT GAATGGCAAGCTCAGCAAAGGGAGAAAACAAGGGAGCTGCATCGAAGGCGTCAAGAGGaggacgaagaggaggaaagaaagGTTGAAGAGTATAGGGAGATTGGCATGAGATTGAAGGATTATCCCGAAGAAGATGTCCGAAATGCTCGGAAGCTGATTTCGAGCTTTATCAGAGCTGCTGAAGAAGTGGAAGAG AAAATTGAGGAAGCTGCTGAGAAAGGGGAACTGACTGAACTTGTTTTGATGGTCATATGGAATCGCCTTGACCTCGCTCGACGTGAT GATGAAAAGGATGTTATTAGAAGTCTTGATTTGCTATACAGAAGGGTCGAG GCTGAGATTCTGAAACGGGAGGCTACTCCTGCCATGAGACTGCTCAATGATcttttgaatatgcatgatgGCTTTGACGGTGAAGGGTGGCTGAAGGAATGCAAAAAGCGCATGATTGAAACTTTCCCCCGGGAGGATCCCTTTAGCATTCTTGTTCCAGCAGGATTTGACATCGATAAG CATGAAGGACCACTCCGGCTACCAGTTGAAGCTGATGATGCTCTTCTGAGGGTAGACTTTGTCAGGGAGGTCAATGCATTGCTACAAGAGATTCGGGCGGAGCAAATTGAGGTACAAAATGCACAAGGGCTTGATCCTGAAGCCATTGCAAGTAGGTTGAAGCAGCAGGAAAAGCAGCGTGCCATACGCTTGGTAGAATCGATACTAGACCTGGCCATTAATTTGCAGTGGTAG
- the LOC103449038 gene encoding mediator of RNA polymerase II transcription subunit 33B-like, whose amino-acid sequence MAVFVQQPPQSQLWDSVLQLTKSAQDKNSDPLLWAVQLSSSLTSASVSLPSVELAHLLVSHICWANHVPITWKFLEKALTVKIVPPMLVLSLLSTKVVPNRQLHPAAYRLYMELLKRHTFLFASQLSGPNSQKIIKSIDDALHLSQQYGLQVSEPGVLIVEFVFSIIWQLLDASLDDEGLLELTPDKKPRWPTRPQDMEIDGHGCFNEKRSEQNEGLQKANTAMAIDIIVEFLQNKVTSRILYLARRNMPSHWGGFVQKLQVLAANSSALRTMKHITPEGLLQLTSDSRRLLTRECKTISQQEFHAVLSSGSLMSSACQSHGVSSSAFWLPIDLYLEDAMDGSEVAEISAVESLTGLVKALQAVNATTWHNAFLGLWISALRLVQRERDPREGPVPRLDTCLCMLLCITTLAVTNIIEEEEAELMEEMEGDHTNQRKEQAPGKRRRDLITSLQRLGDYETLLTPPQSVCSVANQAAAKAIMFRSGLTVSNGYHESISVNEMPINCVGNLRHLIVEACIARNILDTSAYFWPGYVSVRSNQVLRNVPGQVPAWSSIMKGSPLTPSLANALVATPASSLAEIEKIYEIAVNGSDEEKISTATILCGASLVRGWNIQEHTCLFIIKLLSPPVPADYSGSDSHLIGYASFFNVLLVGASSIDTVQIFSLLGLVPLLAAALMPICEVFGSSVPNISWTPTTGDELSCHAVFSNAFTLLLRLWRFDHPPLEHIMGDYPTVGSQSGPEYLLLLRNCRLASFGNSAMDRIKSRRVSKFITFPSGTITLDFFPKLKLWYQQHQKCICSTLSGLVPGTPVHQIVDTLLTLMFRKINRSSQPLTPATSGSSNSSASGTDESTIRLKVPAWDILEATPFVLDAALTACAHGRLSPRELATGLKDLADYLPATLGTMVSYFSAEVTRGIWKPACMNGTDWPSPAANLLLVEQQIKKILAATGVDVPSLTVGGSAPAMLPLPFAALISLTITYKLDRASERALTLIGPALNSLAAGCPWPCNPIVASLWAQKVKRWSDYLVFSASQTVFHHNSDAVVQLLKSCFTSTLGLSSSRAYSNGSVGALLGHGFGSHFSGGISPVAPGILYLRVHRSVRDVMFLTEEVLSLLMYSVRDIANCGLPRERAEKLRKTKHGMRFGQVSLAAAMARVRIAATLGATLVWISGGSSLVQSLIRETLPSWFISTRGLDQEGKESGGMVAMLGGYALAYFAVLCGTFAWGVDSASPSSKRRPKILGRHLGFIASALDGKISLGCDWAMWRAYVAGFVSLMVACTQKWVLEVDVEILKMLSKGLRQWNEEELALALLGLGGVEAMGAAAELVLECEV is encoded by the exons atggCCGTGTTCGTACAGCAGCCGCCGCAGAGTCAGCTGTGGGACTCGGTGCTCCAGCTGACCAAGTCCGCGCAGGACAAGAACAGTGACCCGCTCCTCTGGGCGGTCCAGCTCAGCTCCAGCCTCACCTCCGCCTCCGTCTCCCTGCCCTCCGTCGAGCTCGCGCACCTCCTCGTCTCCCACATATGCTGGGCCAATCACGTGCCCATCACGTGGAAGTTCCTCGAGAAGGCCCTGACGGTCAAGATCGTCCCTCCCATGCTCGTCCTTTCCCTTCTCTCTACCAA GGTTGTTCCAAATCGACAGCTTCACCCTGCAGCATATAGGCTCTACATGGAACTTCTTAAAAGACATACATTTTTATTTGCTTCTCAATTGAGTGGACCAAATAGTCAGAA GATCATAAAATCCATTGATGATGCTCTACATCTTTCCCAGCAGTATGGCCTTCAAGTGTCTGAACCTGGAGTTCTTATTGTTGAGTTTGTCTTTTCAATCATATGGCAGTTACTTGATGCATCCCTAGATGACGAAGGTTTGCTGGAACTTACCCCAGATAAGAAGCCTAGATGGCCGACCAGGCCACAAGATATGGAAATAGATGGTCACGGTTGCTTTAATGAGAAGAGAAGTGAGCAAAATGAAGGTTTGCAGAAAGCAAATACTGCAATGGCTATTGACATAATTGTGGAGTTTCTGCAAAACAAAGTAACTTCAAGGATTTTGTACTTGGCCCGTCGAAATAT GCCATCGCACTGGGGAGGTTTCGTTCAGAAACTGCAAGTGCTTGCGGCAAACTCGTCAGCTTTGAGGACTATGAAACATATAACTCCAGAGGGTCTTCTACAGCTGACATCTGATAGCCGTCGACTTCTGACTCGGGAATGCAAAACAATTTCACAACAAGAATTTCATGCTGTCTTGTCTTCTGGGTCTTTAATGTCTTCAGCCTGTCAGTCTCACGGAGTGAGTTCATCTGCTTTTTGGCTTCCCATTGATCTGTATCTTGAAGATGCTATGGATGGATCAGAAGTAGCTGAAATTAGTGCCGTCGAATCCCTTACTG GTTTAGTGAAGGCTCTGCAGGCAGTTAATGCCACCACATGGCACAATGCATTTTTAGGTTTATGGATTTCAGCTCTTCGGCTTGTTCAAAGG GAAAGGGATCCTAGAGAAGGACCTGTCCCTCGTCTTGATACCTGCTTATGCATGCTGTTGTGTATTACAACACTTGCGGTTACTAATATTATTGAAGAAGAGGAAGCTGAATTGATGGAGGAAATGGAAGGGGATCATACTAACCAAAGGAAGGAACAAGCTCCTGGAAAGCGCCGCAGAGATTTAATTACCTCCTTACAGCGATTGGGTGATTATGAGACCTTGTTGACTCCACCTCAGTCTGTTTGTTCAGTGGCAAATCAAGCTGCAGCTAAGGCTATAATGTTCAGATCCGGCCTTACAGTCAGTAATGGATACCACGAATCTATTAGTGTGAACGAAATGCCAATAAATTGTG TGGGAAACTTGCGGCATCTgattgttgaagcttgtattgCGCGGAATATCCTAGATACATCAGCATATTTTTGGCCAGGCTATGTGAGTGTACGCAGCAACCAAGTGCTACGCAATGTTCCAGGCCAAGTGCCTGCTTGGTCTTCAATAATGAAGGGGTCACCTCTAACTCCATCACTGGCAAATGCTTTAGTTGCCACTCCAGCTTCTAG CTTAGCAGAGATCGAGAAAATATATGAGATTGCAGTCAATGGTTCAGATGAAGAGAAGATATCTACTGCTACCATTCTTTGCGGGGCTTCTCTTGTTCGTGGATGGAATATACAG GAGCACACCTgtctttttattataaaattgcTGTCACCTCCAGTTCCTGCAGATTACTCAGGGAGTGATAGCCATTTGATCGGCTATGCTTCATTCTTTAATGTCCTTCTGGTTGGCGCATCATCTATAGATACTGTACAGATTTTCTCCTTATTGGGATTG GTTCCACTACTTGCAGCTGCATTGATGCCTATTTGCGAAGTTTTTGGCTCAAGCGTTCCCAATATCTCATGGACACCTACAACAGGGGACGAACTCTCATGTCATGCGGTGTTCTCAAATGCTTTTACACTTCTATTGAGGTTGTGGAGATTTGATCATCCGCCTCTGGAACACATAATGGGTGACTACCCAACTGTGGGAAGCCAAAGTGGTCCAGAATACCTCTTGTTGCTGCGAAACTGTCGATTAGCATCCTTTGGTAATTCAGCCATGGATCGAATAAAAAGCAGAagagtttcaaaatttatcaCCTTCCCTTCAGGTACCATTACCCTGGATTTCTTTCCGAAACTGAAACTCTGGTACCAGCAACATCAAAAGTGTATTTGCTCTACCCTATCTGGGCTTGTACCTGGGACTCCCGTTCATCAGATTGTTGATACACTCCTGACCCTGAtgtttagaaaaataaatagaagTAGTCAGCCCTTGACTCCAGCAACTTCAGGTAGTAGTAATTCATCTGCATCGGGAACTGATGAGTCCACTATTAGACTCAAGGTACCGGCATGGGATATCCTTGAAGCAACTCCATTTGTCCTTGATGCTGCTCTTACTGCATGTGCCCATGGAAGACTCTCTCCCCGTGAACTGGCTACAG GACTGAAAGATCTTGCCGATTATCTTCCAGCAACTTTGGGAACCATGGTAAGCTATTTTTCAGCTGAAGTAACACGGGGAATATGGAAGCCAGCTTGTATGAATGGAACTGATTGGCCAAGCCCTGCTGCAAATTTATTACTTGTTGAGCAGCAGATAAAGAAAATTCTAGCTGCCACTGGTGTTGATGTGCCTAGCCTCACAGTTG GTGGGAGCGCCCCAGCTATGCTTCCCTTACCATTTGCTGCTCTCATAAGTCTCACAATAACTTATAAACTTGATAGAGCCTCTGAACGTGCCCTCACCCTGATTGGACCAGCCCTGAACTCCTTAGCTGCTGGTTGCCCATGGCCATGCAATCCGATCGTAGCCTCATTGTGGGCCCAGAAGGTAAAGCGCTGGagtgactacctggttttttcTGCTTCTCAAACTGTCTTCCACCACAACAGCGATGCTGTGGTCCAGCTTCTTAAGAGCTGCTTTACATCTACTCTCGGGCTAAGCTCCTCTCGTGCTTACAGCAACGGCAGTGTGGGTGCCCTCCTTGGTCATGGCTTTGGTTCCCATTTCTCTGGTGGGATTTCTCCTGTTGCCCCCGGAATTCTATACTTGCGTGTGCATCGATCTGTCAGAGATGTAATGTTCCTGACAGAAGAGGTGCTCTCTCTTCTAATGTATTCTGTTAGAGATATCGCAAATTGCGGGTTACCCAGAGAGAGGGCGGAGAAATTGAGGAAGACCAAGCACGGGATGAGGTTTGGACAGGTTTCTCTTGCTGCCGCAATGGCACGTGTCAGGATTGCAGCTACACTTGGGGCCACCTTAGTTTGGATATCTGGCGGATCGAGTTTAGTTCAGTCTTTGATCAGAGAAACTTTGCCTTCTTGGTTTATATCGACCCGTGGTTTGGATCAGGAAGGCAAAGAATCTGGTGGCATGGTTGCCATGTTGGGTGGTTATGCCCTTGCCTACTTTGCAGTGCTTTGTGGGACATTTGCTTGGGGTGTGGACTCGGCATCACCATCATCAAAGCGGCGACCAAAGATTCTCGGGCGGCATTTGGGATTTATTGCAAGCGCACTCGACGGGAAAATATCACTGGGTTGTGATTGGGCTATGTGGCGAGCCTATGTAGCTGGATTTGTGAGCTTGATGGTGGCATGCACGCAAAAGTGGGTACTGGAAGTTGATGTGGAAATATTGAAGATGCTGAGCAAGGGACTTCGACAGTGGAATGAGGAGGAATTGGCTCTGGCCCTTCTGGGACTCGGTGGCGTTGAGGCCATGGGCGCAGCAGCTGAACTAGTACTTGAATGTGAGGTCTGA